The Desulfomicrobium orale DSM 12838 genome includes a window with the following:
- a CDS encoding HD domain-containing phosphohydrolase, with the protein MNTILVIDDEAGLRRSLCAYLEDLNYDTLTASNGLEGLEVLRERLPELCAVIVDLNMPVLNGYGFLEKATVEAPELPVIVLSGVGVIEDALQAVRAGAWDFLTKPMSSMGVLEHTLTKAMEKARLIRENNAYHAGLEKLVRQRTAELERTRRQIMHRLSRTAEYKDNETGHHVVRVGEIAAVLAQALGMDQILCDNLRDCAPLHDIGKIGIPDQVLLKPGKLDPEEWKIMQRHCMYGCEILGPLASKEEAHRNCESWQEGSGEDNELLDLARILALLHHERWDGKGYPFGLAGEDIPIEARIVALVDTYDALASERPYKPAFPEEKCLDIIRNESGTHFDPAVVRVFLDNIDDIRAIRQKWQD; encoded by the coding sequence ATGAACACCATTCTTGTCATCGATGACGAAGCCGGTCTCCGGCGCTCCCTGTGCGCGTACCTGGAAGACCTGAACTATGACACACTGACCGCCTCCAACGGTCTCGAAGGTCTGGAAGTCCTGCGGGAACGTCTGCCTGAACTGTGCGCCGTCATTGTCGATCTGAACATGCCTGTCCTGAACGGATACGGGTTTCTGGAGAAGGCCACTGTCGAGGCCCCGGAACTGCCCGTCATCGTTCTGTCCGGCGTGGGCGTGATCGAGGACGCCCTGCAGGCCGTGCGTGCCGGGGCCTGGGATTTTCTGACCAAACCCATGTCCAGCATGGGCGTTCTGGAACACACGCTGACCAAGGCCATGGAGAAGGCCCGCCTGATCCGCGAAAACAACGCCTACCACGCCGGGCTGGAAAAGCTGGTCCGGCAGCGCACCGCTGAGCTGGAACGCACCCGCCGCCAGATCATGCACCGTCTCAGCCGGACCGCGGAATACAAGGACAACGAAACCGGGCACCATGTCGTCCGGGTGGGGGAGATCGCCGCCGTTCTGGCCCAGGCTCTGGGCATGGATCAAATCCTGTGCGACAACCTGCGGGACTGCGCGCCGCTGCACGATATCGGAAAAATCGGCATCCCGGACCAGGTTCTGCTGAAGCCCGGCAAGCTCGATCCCGAGGAATGGAAAATCATGCAGCGGCACTGCATGTACGGCTGTGAAATCCTGGGGCCCCTGGCCAGCAAGGAAGAAGCCCACAGAAATTGTGAATCATGGCAGGAAGGCAGCGGAGAAGACAATGAACTGCTCGATCTGGCCAGGATACTGGCCCTGCTTCACCATGAACGATGGGACGGCAAGGGGTATCCTTTCGGTCTGGCCGGAGAAGATATTCCCATCGAGGCCCGCATCGTAGCCCTTGTCGACACCTACGACGCCCTGGCCAGCGAACGGCCCTACAAACCGGCCTTCCCTGAGGAAAAATGCCTGGACATCATCCGCAACGAATCGGGGACGCATTTCGATCCGGCCGTGGTCCGGGTCTTTCTGGACAATATCGACGATATCCGGGCCATCCGCCAGAAGTGGCAGGATTAG
- a CDS encoding PAS domain S-box protein, translating into MHEGSLFLPLGHAYSLLGDAISKIPVSLPENEREAALLRRMPPHTAHAQRPVWMDVVTGILAAALLLLAAYTYFMRRRLQSENKLLAESRNRLLGQIDNLQFMAEAAGIEYWAYTDGLSQEYEPPPIPSWDCTLRLEPDTLNVWAEMIHPADRDHAFSAFMEYIHSGSREVHEAEYRMRAQDGAWRWMLVKAVAVAWNPEGKSSRVLGLKLDIQKMKNAQKTSLASQDMARALLEQSSRFIGLVSPKGSVVAMNHASLRRAGVSDKDIMGRYFWDAPWWDDQHHAKSILEDVFRRVRSGENVDCEMTYLTPQGERFPLELKASPFRNDGGGLQYIVVEGHDLSEIRANQTELLDSERKFRGVFENSPCAIAISRFADGGYIDANNAFLEMMNISRQELPQFVTSEIDSFPPEHALRIRALLQENRPVHSMETVMYRPDGSTCHVLYSGSLITLGGQLCVLSITWDITRLKTIQDMMVQSEKMLSLGGIAAGIAHEINNPLGVVLQASQTLALRLKSSFPKNQDTATKIGLDMELLDRYLEARKIHDFVRDIESAAARAADIVRHMLDFSRRSESRTSFCSIPAIIDRALNLAASDYDLKKKYDFKRIQIIRDYNEFLPEITCTETEIEQVLLNLLRNAAQAMMDANPPIAEPRIRITARLQAQELRIEIADNGPGITQENRKRIFEPFFTTKAASSGTGLGLSVSYFIITKGHGGRMHVLSPPEGGTTFIIELPWKDPAPEEMPPVQADRHLYGLEDVVVHDQYGKNQ; encoded by the coding sequence GTGCACGAAGGTTCCCTCTTTCTGCCTCTGGGTCACGCCTATTCACTCCTGGGTGACGCCATCTCCAAAATTCCGGTATCTCTGCCTGAAAACGAGCGTGAAGCGGCATTGCTCCGCCGGATGCCTCCGCACACCGCACACGCTCAACGCCCCGTCTGGATGGATGTGGTCACAGGCATACTGGCCGCTGCCCTGCTTCTGCTGGCCGCATACACATATTTCATGCGCCGCAGACTGCAATCAGAGAACAAACTGCTGGCCGAGAGCAGAAACCGTCTGCTGGGCCAGATCGACAATCTCCAGTTCATGGCGGAGGCCGCCGGTATCGAATACTGGGCATACACCGACGGCCTATCCCAAGAGTATGAACCGCCTCCCATCCCCTCATGGGACTGCACCCTCCGCCTGGAGCCGGACACATTGAACGTCTGGGCGGAAATGATCCATCCCGCTGACCGGGACCACGCCTTCTCCGCCTTCATGGAGTACATTCATTCGGGCAGCCGGGAAGTCCATGAAGCCGAATATCGCATGCGCGCGCAGGATGGAGCGTGGCGCTGGATGCTGGTCAAGGCCGTAGCTGTGGCCTGGAACCCGGAAGGGAAAAGTTCGAGGGTCCTCGGGCTGAAACTGGACATCCAGAAGATGAAGAACGCACAGAAAACCTCTCTCGCCTCTCAAGACATGGCCAGAGCCCTTCTGGAGCAGAGTTCCAGATTCATCGGTCTAGTCAGTCCCAAAGGCTCCGTCGTGGCCATGAACCACGCCAGTCTGCGCCGGGCGGGTGTTTCCGACAAAGATATCATGGGGCGGTATTTCTGGGATGCACCATGGTGGGACGACCAGCACCACGCCAAATCCATTCTGGAGGATGTTTTCCGCAGGGTCCGTTCCGGAGAGAATGTAGACTGCGAAATGACCTACCTGACTCCGCAGGGGGAGCGCTTCCCTCTGGAATTGAAGGCCTCGCCCTTCCGGAATGATGGTGGCGGGCTGCAGTACATTGTCGTCGAGGGGCACGACCTCTCGGAGATCAGGGCAAACCAGACCGAACTGCTGGACAGCGAGCGGAAATTCCGGGGCGTCTTCGAGAATTCCCCCTGCGCCATCGCCATCTCCCGCTTTGCCGACGGCGGATACATCGACGCCAACAACGCCTTCCTGGAAATGATGAATATTTCCCGGCAGGAGCTCCCCCAGTTTGTCACCTCCGAGATCGATTCCTTCCCCCCGGAGCATGCCCTGCGGATCCGCGCCCTGCTGCAGGAAAACCGCCCTGTTCACTCCATGGAAACAGTCATGTACCGCCCCGACGGGTCCACCTGTCACGTGCTGTATTCGGGCTCCCTGATCACGCTGGGCGGACAACTCTGCGTTCTCTCCATCACCTGGGACATCACCCGCCTGAAGACCATTCAGGACATGATGGTGCAGTCGGAAAAGATGCTCTCGCTGGGGGGCATCGCCGCCGGTATCGCTCATGAGATCAACAACCCCTTGGGAGTCGTACTCCAGGCAAGCCAGACCCTGGCCCTGCGTCTCAAATCCAGTTTTCCCAAGAATCAGGATACAGCGACGAAAATCGGACTGGATATGGAACTGCTGGACCGCTATCTTGAAGCCAGAAAAATCCACGACTTTGTCAGGGATATCGAATCCGCCGCCGCCCGGGCCGCCGATATCGTACGCCACATGCTCGATTTCAGCAGAAGAAGCGAATCCCGCACTTCTTTCTGCTCGATTCCGGCCATTATCGACCGTGCCCTGAACCTTGCGGCCAGCGACTACGATCTGAAGAAAAAGTATGATTTCAAACGGATCCAGATCATCCGCGATTACAATGAATTCCTGCCGGAAATCACCTGCACGGAAACGGAGATCGAACAAGTGCTGCTGAACCTGCTGCGCAATGCGGCCCAGGCCATGATGGACGCCAACCCGCCCATCGCCGAGCCACGTATCCGCATCACGGCACGTCTGCAGGCACAGGAGCTCCGCATCGAAATCGCTGACAACGGTCCCGGCATCACCCAAGAGAACCGTAAGCGCATCTTCGAACCCTTCTTCACCACCAAGGCAGCCAGCTCCGGCACAGGACTGGGTCTGTCCGTATCCTACTTCATCATCACCAAGGGACACGGGGGGAGGATGCATGTCCTGTCTCCGCCCGAAGGCGGCACGACCTTCATCATTGAACTGCCCTGGAAGGACCCGGCCCCGGAAGAAATGCCGCCCGTCCAGGCGGACCGGCATCTCTATGGCCTCGAAGATGTTGTGGTCCATGATCAATACGGAAAAAATCAATGA
- a CDS encoding type IV pilin protein, whose product MRHTSPGFTLVELLIVIAIIGILAVIALPQMTKYKRTALLAQAESDLRNCMTEATAQKITNGTNSLDCSVISGNRLHCTVTTLAGSGLISLTSPCSNIYDGLTISCNVTNNVGSCQF is encoded by the coding sequence GTGCGCCATACCTCTCCCGGGTTCACCCTGGTGGAACTCCTGATTGTCATTGCCATCATCGGCATTCTCGCCGTTATCGCTCTCCCACAGATGACTAAATATAAAAGGACAGCGTTACTGGCACAGGCCGAATCGGACCTGCGCAACTGTATGACTGAAGCGACAGCACAAAAAATCACGAATGGCACCAATTCCCTGGATTGTTCCGTCATATCCGGCAATCGCCTGCACTGCACCGTAACGACTCTTGCAGGCAGCGGGCTCATCTCCCTGACCAGTCCCTGTTCCAACATATATGACGGTCTGACCATCTCCTGTAATGTGACAAATAATGTCGGCAGCTGCCAATTCTGA
- a CDS encoding manganese efflux pump MntP family protein produces the protein MSLTEIFLVAVALAMDAFAVAVASGVALQTVTARQTFRLSWHFGLFQSLMPVLGWAGGFAVRDYFLRLGHWIAFALLLYIGVRTIREGFSHEDEDTCQDPTQGTRLIMLSVATSIDALAVGFSLAMLSVSIWLPSAVIGLVALVFTALGLHLGRLLGCATRMGHRAEILGGMVLLAIGGKILWQGL, from the coding sequence TTGTCTCTCACCGAGATCTTCCTCGTGGCCGTGGCTCTGGCCATGGATGCCTTTGCCGTGGCCGTGGCCTCGGGCGTGGCCCTGCAGACAGTGACCGCCCGCCAGACCTTCCGCCTGTCCTGGCACTTCGGGCTTTTTCAATCCCTCATGCCCGTGCTGGGCTGGGCCGGGGGTTTTGCCGTGCGGGACTATTTTCTGCGCCTCGGACACTGGATCGCCTTCGCCCTTCTGCTGTACATCGGCGTGCGGACCATCCGGGAAGGATTTTCCCACGAAGACGAAGACACCTGTCAGGACCCCACGCAAGGCACGCGACTGATCATGCTCTCCGTGGCTACCAGCATCGACGCTCTGGCCGTGGGTTTTTCCCTGGCCATGCTCAGCGTGTCCATCTGGCTGCCGTCGGCCGTCATCGGCCTGGTAGCCCTTGTCTTCACCGCTCTGGGTCTGCACCTGGGCAGGCTTCTGGGATGCGCCACGCGCATGGGCCACCGGGCGGAAATACTGGGCGGCATGGTGCTTCTGGCCATTGGCGGAAAAATTCTGTGGCAGGGACTATAA
- a CDS encoding ABC transporter ATP-binding protein, whose amino-acid sequence MLQIENLRVRVGGREVLKGINLNIAEGETFILFGPNGSGKTTLLMTLMGFSGYTVTSGRILFKGVDITHMPTYERARLGMGMSFQRPPTIHGLKTRHLVSMCARDREVDVDGLARTVNFEDFLDRDINAGFSGGEIKRSELLQLMAQHPSLILFDEPESGVDLENMALIGKTARLLLDGATTPSPDACMRDLRRRNRTSGLIITHTGYILDYVNADRGQVMYDGVLCCDTRPIRPRDILDHIGKHGYKECIRCLN is encoded by the coding sequence ATGCTTCAGATAGAGAATCTGCGCGTGCGCGTCGGCGGCAGGGAAGTCCTGAAGGGGATCAACCTGAACATCGCCGAGGGAGAGACGTTCATCCTGTTCGGCCCCAATGGTTCGGGCAAGACCACGCTGCTCATGACGCTCATGGGTTTCAGCGGCTACACCGTGACCTCCGGGCGGATCCTTTTCAAAGGTGTGGATATCACGCATATGCCCACCTATGAGCGGGCGAGGCTCGGCATGGGCATGTCCTTCCAGCGTCCGCCGACCATTCACGGCCTGAAGACCAGGCATCTGGTTTCCATGTGCGCCCGGGACCGGGAGGTGGACGTGGACGGCTTGGCCAGAACAGTCAATTTCGAGGATTTTCTGGATCGGGATATTAACGCCGGTTTTTCCGGCGGCGAGATCAAGCGTTCGGAATTGCTCCAGCTCATGGCCCAGCATCCGAGCCTCATTCTTTTCGATGAGCCGGAGTCGGGGGTGGATCTGGAAAACATGGCACTTATCGGCAAGACGGCCCGTCTCCTGCTGGACGGAGCAACCACTCCCTCGCCCGACGCCTGCATGCGGGATTTGCGCCGCCGCAACAGAACTTCCGGTCTGATCATCACTCATACCGGATACATTCTGGACTACGTGAACGCCGATCGCGGACAGGTGATGTATGACGGCGTGCTCTGCTGTGACACCCGGCCCATCCGGCCCAGAGACATCCTCGATCATATCGGTAAGCACGGCTACAAGGAGTGCATCAGATGTCTGAACTGA
- a CDS encoding SufB/SufD family protein yields MSELTVDLSSYAFSGKENPELKDFSGLTEDGKRELRMVGVDVDSAASRAGTFLQFDHSTVHCKSASKGVEVLGIRQALRKYDGLPEYFWKALDRDKDDFTRAAAREELHGGYFIRTEKGARVSEPVQTCLFIKGENTGQNVHNIVVVEENSEVHIITGCATSHGVVSALHLGISEFYVKKGGRLTFTMIHNWGEEVVVRPRTVGIVEENGVLQNNYVLLKRVKSVQSYPTIYLNGPGGVARFNSVIVTPPGSHVDTGNRIILNAPDTRGEIISRTITTGGGIVARGEIVGNAVPARGHLECKGLILGGGTIHAIPELQGTRPGVELSHEAAVGKIAQEEIEYLMARGLDEDEATSTIVRGFLNVEIMGLPAELQESIDRTIAELNSGEAM; encoded by the coding sequence ATGTCTGAACTGACCGTTGATTTGTCCTCCTATGCCTTTTCCGGGAAGGAGAACCCGGAACTGAAAGATTTCTCCGGCCTGACCGAGGACGGCAAACGCGAACTGCGCATGGTCGGCGTGGATGTGGACTCGGCGGCCAGCCGCGCGGGTACGTTTCTGCAATTCGATCATTCCACCGTGCACTGCAAAAGCGCCTCCAAGGGCGTGGAAGTACTGGGTATTCGTCAGGCGCTCAGGAAATATGACGGATTGCCGGAATACTTCTGGAAAGCTCTGGATCGCGACAAGGACGATTTCACCCGGGCCGCGGCCAGGGAGGAACTGCACGGCGGGTATTTTATCCGCACGGAAAAAGGGGCCAGAGTGTCGGAGCCGGTGCAGACCTGCCTGTTCATCAAGGGCGAGAACACAGGTCAGAACGTGCACAACATCGTGGTGGTGGAGGAAAACTCCGAAGTCCACATCATCACGGGCTGCGCCACGTCCCACGGAGTGGTGTCCGCCCTGCATCTGGGCATTTCGGAATTTTACGTCAAGAAGGGCGGCAGACTGACTTTCACCATGATCCATAACTGGGGCGAAGAGGTCGTGGTCCGGCCCCGCACCGTGGGCATCGTGGAGGAAAACGGCGTGCTGCAGAACAATTACGTGCTGCTCAAAAGAGTCAAATCCGTGCAGTCCTATCCGACCATCTACCTGAACGGACCGGGTGGGGTGGCGCGCTTCAATTCCGTCATCGTCACGCCCCCGGGTTCCCACGTGGACACGGGAAACCGCATCATCCTGAACGCTCCGGATACGCGCGGCGAAATCATTTCCCGGACCATCACCACCGGTGGCGGCATTGTCGCACGTGGAGAGATTGTCGGCAACGCCGTGCCCGCGCGCGGCCATCTGGAATGCAAGGGGCTTATTCTGGGCGGAGGCACCATTCACGCTATTCCCGAACTGCAGGGTACCAGGCCCGGCGTGGAGCTGTCTCACGAAGCAGCCGTGGGCAAGATCGCCCAAGAGGAAATCGAATACCTCATGGCCAGAGGGCTGGATGAGGACGAAGCCACTTCCACCATCGTGCGCGGCTTTCTGAATGTGGAAATCATGGGCCTGCCCGCCGAGCTTCAGGAATCCATCGACCGCACCATCGCCGAGCTGAACTCCGGCGAAGCCATGTAG
- a CDS encoding potassium channel family protein — protein sequence MKYMFSQLMALMNQSRQSNNLRLLIRFVIILAGMFVVYSVLFHVIMEMEGQRHSWLTGLYWTLTVMSTLGFGDITFTTDLGRLFSMLVMLSGVIFLLIMLPFTFIQFFYAPWLEAQSRARAPRKVPDTMSGHVILTHFDAVAQNLVEKLDRYGIPYVILAPDLQQALHLHERGLNVVLGEVDAPETYTRLLVQHAALVVVMNGDIASTNIIFTIHEACDQVPTITNADDDDSLDILRLAGSTHTFQFTKMLGQVLARRVLGLSLQANIIGQFDELRIAEAPAMRSPLQGQTLAQSRLRELTGVNVVGLWEQGRFHLPSPTTVIGPSTVLVLAGSQEQLRAYDKFVGSSETDRSEQKPVLVLGGGRVGMSVAQTLGGRGIDYRVVEKKARTTDDERIIQGSAADLDVLIEAGINDTPSIIVTTHDDDLNIFLTIYCRRLRPDVQIICRASLDRNINTMHRAGANLVMSFSSLVTTTILNLLKPEKLLMISEGLHIFRSTPHQSITGKALHDLHVREDTGCSIIAIKREEQMHINPDPSTVVTAEDKLILIGTAEAERTFLEKYRAS from the coding sequence ATGAAATACATGTTTTCCCAGCTCATGGCCCTCATGAATCAATCGAGGCAGAGCAACAATCTCCGGCTGCTGATTCGTTTCGTCATTATTCTGGCGGGCATGTTCGTGGTATACAGCGTGCTCTTTCATGTCATCATGGAAATGGAGGGGCAGAGGCACTCCTGGCTCACGGGCCTGTACTGGACCCTGACCGTCATGAGCACCCTTGGCTTCGGAGATATCACCTTCACCACCGATCTGGGACGCCTTTTTTCCATGCTGGTCATGCTGAGCGGAGTCATCTTCCTGCTGATCATGCTGCCGTTCACCTTCATCCAGTTCTTTTACGCGCCCTGGCTGGAGGCTCAGAGCAGGGCCCGAGCCCCGCGCAAGGTGCCGGACACCATGTCCGGACACGTCATCCTGACCCATTTCGACGCCGTGGCCCAAAACCTGGTGGAAAAGCTGGACCGGTACGGCATCCCGTACGTCATCCTCGCTCCGGACCTGCAACAGGCCCTGCATCTGCATGAAAGAGGACTGAACGTGGTACTGGGCGAAGTGGACGCTCCGGAGACATACACCCGTCTGCTCGTGCAGCACGCGGCTCTGGTGGTGGTCATGAACGGAGACATCGCCAGTACCAACATCATTTTCACCATCCATGAGGCATGCGACCAGGTGCCCACCATTACCAACGCGGATGACGACGACTCTCTGGACATTCTGCGCCTGGCCGGCAGCACCCACACCTTCCAGTTCACCAAAATGCTCGGACAGGTCCTGGCCCGCCGCGTGCTGGGACTCAGTCTGCAAGCCAACATCATCGGTCAGTTCGATGAACTGCGCATCGCTGAAGCTCCGGCCATGCGTTCCCCCCTTCAGGGGCAGACCCTGGCCCAGAGCCGCCTGCGCGAACTGACCGGTGTGAACGTGGTGGGCCTCTGGGAACAGGGACGCTTTCACCTGCCAAGTCCCACCACGGTCATCGGCCCGTCCACGGTGCTCGTTCTGGCCGGATCGCAGGAACAGCTCCGGGCTTACGACAAATTTGTCGGCTCGTCCGAAACGGACCGCTCGGAACAAAAACCGGTACTGGTGCTGGGCGGCGGCAGGGTAGGCATGTCCGTAGCCCAGACTCTGGGCGGACGCGGCATCGACTACCGTGTCGTGGAAAAAAAAGCCCGCACCACGGACGATGAACGTATCATTCAGGGCAGCGCGGCCGACCTGGATGTGCTCATCGAGGCCGGCATCAACGACACGCCGTCCATCATCGTCACCACCCACGACGACGACCTGAACATCTTCCTGACCATCTACTGCCGCCGTCTGCGGCCCGATGTACAGATCATCTGCCGGGCCAGCCTGGATCGCAACATCAACACCATGCACCGCGCCGGGGCCAATCTGGTCATGTCCTTTTCGTCTCTGGTCACCACCACCATCCTGAACCTGCTCAAGCCCGAAAAACTGCTCATGATCTCCGAAGGGCTGCACATCTTCCGGTCCACGCCCCACCAGAGCATCACAGGCAAAGCGCTCCACGACCTGCATGTGCGCGAGGACACTGGATGCAGCATCATCGCTATCAAACGGGAAGAACAGATGCACATCAACCCCGATCCCTCCACGGTGGTGACCGCCGAGGACAAACTCATCCTCATCGGCACGGCCGAGGCTGAACGCACATTCCTGGAGAAATACAGAGCCTCCTGA
- a CDS encoding YnfA family protein: MLAFKTIGLFILTALAEIVGCYLPWLWLREGKSAWLLLPAAVSLSLFAWLLSLHPTAAGRVYAAYGGIYIATAIFWLWAVDGIRPTVWDLAGSAVTLIGMSIIMFAPRTS; this comes from the coding sequence ATGCTTGCGTTCAAGACCATCGGCCTTTTCATCCTCACCGCCCTAGCGGAAATCGTCGGATGCTATCTGCCCTGGCTCTGGCTGCGGGAGGGAAAATCCGCATGGCTGCTGCTTCCCGCAGCAGTCAGTCTGTCCCTTTTCGCTTGGCTGTTGTCCCTGCATCCCACCGCGGCGGGCCGCGTCTATGCGGCCTACGGCGGAATCTATATCGCCACAGCCATATTCTGGCTCTGGGCGGTCGACGGCATCCGGCCGACGGTCTGGGATCTGGCCGGATCGGCGGTCACCCTGATCGGCATGTCCATCATCATGTTCGCGCCCAGAACCTCCTGA
- a CDS encoding calcium/sodium antiporter has translation MLAFLAVLAILAGLTVLVWSADRFVEGAAATARHFRMPPLLIGMLVVGFGTSAPEMVVSAFAAIQGSPGIALGNAYGSNIANIGLILGVTALIRPIAVQPQVLRQELPFLALITILAAWLLRDGMLSRFDAVVLLAVFGGLMTWSIRQSMNSNWTEDEVGLESDPMSIRQAAFWLTAGLVLLVGSSRLLVWGAVEIARLLGINDLLIGLTVVAVGTSLPELASSVMAARRGEDDIALGNILGSNLFNTLVVVGLAGVIHPLEAGPEVLLRDIPVMAAMTGSLFLFGYGFRGPGRLNQTKGSILLASYVLYTLFLIWTAIRTAG, from the coding sequence ATGCTCGCCTTTCTTGCCGTTCTCGCCATTCTCGCCGGCCTGACCGTACTGGTCTGGAGCGCCGACCGCTTCGTGGAAGGGGCCGCCGCCACGGCCAGACACTTCCGCATGCCGCCCCTTCTGATCGGCATGCTCGTCGTCGGTTTCGGCACTTCCGCACCGGAAATGGTGGTTTCGGCCTTCGCCGCCATTCAGGGCAGTCCCGGCATCGCCCTGGGCAACGCCTACGGCTCCAACATCGCCAACATCGGTCTCATTCTCGGCGTGACGGCCCTGATCCGGCCCATCGCCGTCCAGCCTCAGGTGCTGCGTCAGGAACTGCCCTTTCTGGCCCTGATCACCATTTTAGCCGCCTGGCTTCTGCGGGACGGAATGCTCAGTCGGTTCGACGCCGTCGTGCTGCTGGCCGTATTCGGCGGACTCATGACCTGGAGTATCCGCCAGAGCATGAATTCCAACTGGACGGAAGACGAAGTGGGGCTCGAATCCGATCCCATGTCCATTCGCCAAGCCGCCTTCTGGCTGACGGCGGGACTTGTCCTGCTGGTGGGCAGCTCCCGCCTGCTGGTGTGGGGAGCTGTGGAAATCGCACGTCTGCTCGGCATAAACGATCTCCTCATCGGCCTGACGGTGGTGGCCGTGGGCACGTCCCTGCCGGAGCTGGCCTCCTCCGTCATGGCGGCGCGCAGGGGCGAGGACGATATCGCCCTGGGCAATATCCTGGGCTCCAATCTGTTCAACACACTGGTCGTGGTGGGCCTAGCGGGCGTGATCCATCCTCTGGAAGCCGGTCCGGAAGTGCTTCTGCGCGATATTCCGGTCATGGCGGCCATGACCGGCTCCCTTTTCCTCTTCGGATACGGTTTTCGCGGACCCGGACGTCTCAACCAGACCAAAGGATCGATTCTTCTGGCCTCGTATGTTCTCTATACCCTGTTCCTGATCTGGACGGCTATCAGGACTGCAGGCTGA
- a CDS encoding methylated-DNA--[protein]-cysteine S-methyltransferase yields MHAHEMKTGICFDVAECWLGRVLAAMTGQQLCAVFLGDDPGVLTCHLRVCFPRAGLTRDRAVCKEIMAGVVEAVEHPGRGPSLPLAVNGTAFQLRVWRELMEISPGETATYTEIARRLGAPSAARAVGRACAANKLAVVVPCHRVVRTDGGLAGYLWGVERKRALLERERNFHASGI; encoded by the coding sequence ATGCATGCGCATGAAATGAAGACGGGAATTTGTTTCGACGTGGCGGAATGCTGGCTGGGCCGGGTGTTGGCCGCCATGACCGGGCAGCAGCTGTGCGCCGTTTTTCTGGGGGATGATCCCGGCGTTCTGACCTGCCATCTTCGTGTGTGCTTTCCGCGGGCCGGGCTGACGAGAGATCGGGCAGTCTGCAAGGAGATCATGGCAGGCGTGGTTGAAGCGGTCGAGCATCCCGGCCGTGGTCCGTCGCTGCCGCTGGCCGTGAACGGTACGGCCTTTCAGCTGCGGGTCTGGCGGGAGCTCATGGAAATCAGTCCCGGAGAGACGGCCACTTACACGGAAATAGCCCGCCGTCTGGGAGCCCCTTCGGCGGCTCGGGCCGTGGGCCGGGCCTGTGCGGCCAACAAGTTGGCCGTGGTCGTTCCCTGCCATCGCGTCGTGCGGACGGATGGAGGACTGGCCGGATATCTCTGGGGTGTGGAACGTAAACGCGCTCTGCTGGAGCGGGAGCGGAATTTTCATGCCTCAGGGATTTAG
- the greA gene encoding transcription elongation factor GreA — MSRIPISVEGFKRLEKELEELKKERPAVIQAIKEAREEGDLRENAGYDAARERQGLLEARISHIESRMIRFDVIDIDMLQSDRVVFGATVTLEDLDSGESRTYTLLGPDEADHTRGTISIESPVGRALLGKREGDEVSVQIPRGRVDYEIVSLAFQGTAGLK, encoded by the coding sequence ATGAGCAGGATTCCCATTTCAGTCGAAGGCTTCAAGCGTTTGGAAAAGGAACTGGAAGAGTTGAAAAAGGAGCGTCCGGCAGTCATTCAGGCCATCAAGGAAGCCCGCGAGGAAGGAGATCTGCGGGAAAACGCCGGGTACGACGCGGCCCGCGAACGGCAGGGACTTCTGGAAGCCAGAATCAGCCATATCGAGTCGCGGATGATACGTTTCGATGTGATCGACATAGACATGCTGCAAAGCGACCGGGTCGTCTTCGGAGCCACGGTGACCCTGGAGGACCTGGACAGCGGGGAATCCAGAACCTACACGCTGCTCGGCCCGGACGAAGCCGATCACACCAGGGGGACTATCTCCATCGAATCTCCCGTGGGCCGGGCGCTGCTCGGCAAGCGCGAAGGGGACGAGGTCTCGGTGCAGATTCCGCGCGGCCGCGTGGACTACGAAATCGTCTCTCTGGCCTTTCAGGGTACGGCCGGCCTGAAGTAA